A single region of the Streptomyces sp. NBC_00236 genome encodes:
- a CDS encoding DoxX family protein codes for MRTIWLDGAQWLAVLRIGLGLWWLESWRHKDKKGWFERGTGIAWASDVAGKHRWPMVRTGFEKIVAPRPKAMAYLVVYAELALGLGLVTGLLTPVALVAGLLLNLLYLVLMIHDWAEQGQNAMMALISLVALFAMSWQAWSLDRAFGLFL; via the coding sequence ATGCGGACGATCTGGCTCGACGGAGCCCAATGGCTCGCCGTGCTCCGAATAGGCCTCGGCCTGTGGTGGCTGGAGAGCTGGCGCCACAAGGACAAGAAGGGCTGGTTCGAACGCGGCACCGGCATCGCCTGGGCGTCGGACGTCGCGGGCAAGCACCGCTGGCCGATGGTCCGGACCGGCTTCGAGAAGATCGTCGCGCCCCGGCCGAAGGCCATGGCGTACCTCGTCGTCTACGCGGAACTGGCCCTGGGCCTGGGCCTGGTGACCGGCCTCCTGACCCCGGTCGCGCTCGTCGCCGGGCTGCTGCTCAATCTGCTCTACCTGGTGCTGATGATCCACGACTGGGCCGAGCAGGGACAGAACGCGATGATGGCGCTGATCTCCCTCGTCGCGCTGTTCGCGATGTCCTGGCAGGCCTGGTCCCTGGACCGGGCGTTCGGGCTCTTCCTGTGA
- a CDS encoding Zn-ribbon domain-containing OB-fold protein gives MTGAVRAPRYDLPEPDAFTRPYWDAAAEGHLLLRHCRACDRAHHYPREFCPHCWSEEVDWVRASGRATLYTWSVVHRNDLPPFGGRVPYVAAVVDLAEGPRMMTEVVECEESALAIGMELRVTFRREEGCEAVAVFRP, from the coding sequence GTGACGGGCGCGGTGCGGGCTCCCCGCTACGACCTCCCGGAACCCGACGCGTTCACCCGCCCCTACTGGGACGCCGCCGCCGAGGGGCATCTGCTGCTGCGGCACTGCCGCGCCTGCGACCGGGCGCATCACTACCCGCGCGAGTTCTGCCCGCACTGCTGGAGCGAGGAGGTCGACTGGGTGCGGGCGAGCGGCCGGGCCACGCTCTACACCTGGTCCGTCGTCCACCGCAACGACCTGCCGCCGTTCGGCGGCCGTGTCCCGTACGTCGCCGCGGTCGTCGATCTCGCGGAGGGGCCGCGGATGATGACGGAGGTCGTGGAGTGCGAGGAGAGCGCCCTCGCCATCGGGATGGAGCTGCGGGTGACGTTCCGGCGGGAGGAGGGGTGCGAGGCGGTGGCGGTCTTCCGGCCCTGA
- a CDS encoding SDR family NAD(P)-dependent oxidoreductase, with protein MSLEGRVAIVTGAGDGIGAAVARRFAAEGARVVVAELNEETGRATAEEIGGRFVRTDVSDRAQVLAMVDTAVREWGSVDILVNNAWGAGDVGRVENKTDEMLARGLGVGFYGPFWAMQAAFAHMKARGWGRVINMCSLNGVNAHMGTLEYNTAKEALRTLTRTAAREWAPTGVVVNAICPGAKSAAFRRMMSEHPELEGQADATNPMGRVGDPDQDIAPVAAFLAGEGARYVTGNTLFVDGGSHINGVAWAPDLP; from the coding sequence ATGTCACTCGAAGGACGCGTCGCGATCGTCACCGGCGCCGGGGACGGCATCGGAGCCGCCGTGGCCCGGCGGTTCGCCGCCGAAGGGGCCCGGGTCGTGGTCGCGGAGCTGAACGAGGAGACCGGCCGCGCCACGGCCGAGGAGATCGGCGGCCGCTTCGTGCGCACCGACGTCAGTGACCGGGCGCAGGTGCTGGCGATGGTCGACACCGCCGTACGGGAATGGGGCAGCGTCGACATCCTGGTCAACAACGCCTGGGGAGCGGGCGATGTCGGCCGGGTCGAGAACAAGACCGACGAGATGCTGGCCCGCGGTCTGGGCGTGGGCTTCTACGGGCCGTTCTGGGCGATGCAGGCGGCGTTCGCGCACATGAAGGCGCGGGGATGGGGCCGGGTCATCAACATGTGCAGCCTCAACGGCGTGAACGCCCACATGGGAACCCTGGAGTACAACACGGCCAAGGAGGCCCTGCGCACCCTGACCCGGACCGCCGCCCGAGAGTGGGCCCCCACCGGGGTCGTCGTCAACGCGATCTGCCCGGGCGCGAAGAGCGCGGCCTTCCGGCGGATGATGAGCGAGCACCCGGAACTGGAGGGGCAGGCCGACGCCACGAACCCCATGGGGCGGGTCGGTGACCCCGACCAGGACATCGCCCCGGTCGCCGCGTTCCTCGCGGGCGAGGGCGCTCGCTACGTCACCGGCAACACGCTCTTCGTCGACGGCGGGTCGCACATCAACGGCGTCGCCTGGGCCCCGGACCTGCCGTGA
- a CDS encoding thioesterase family protein has product MSTGSYYERIDAHSFKPTAHASGAWSTDEVHFSPLGGLITHAIDRHLADRPGEPLLLSRISFDILGRLALDTCEIRVETIRPGRTIELVEAVALIGDRPVVRARAWCLASGDTGAVAGGEADRLTPPEALAPWPMADLWPGGYIASLDVRPLAPPRPGRTAAWISTPLDLVAGEPAGPLASYVALVDTANGIAVREQPTAWMFPNVDLTIHLHRRPGGDWTGLDTTVVFGPTGQGITSTVLHDIHGPVGRAEQILTVRPS; this is encoded by the coding sequence ATGAGCACCGGCAGCTATTACGAGCGCATCGACGCACACAGCTTCAAGCCCACCGCCCACGCGAGCGGTGCGTGGAGCACGGACGAAGTGCACTTCAGCCCGCTCGGTGGCCTCATCACCCACGCCATCGACCGGCACCTGGCCGACCGGCCGGGCGAGCCGCTCCTGCTGTCCCGGATCAGCTTCGACATCCTCGGCCGGCTCGCCCTCGACACGTGCGAGATCCGGGTCGAGACCATCCGGCCCGGCCGCACCATCGAACTGGTCGAAGCCGTCGCCCTCATCGGCGACCGTCCCGTCGTACGCGCCAGGGCCTGGTGCCTCGCCTCCGGCGACACCGGCGCCGTCGCCGGTGGAGAGGCCGACCGGCTCACCCCTCCCGAGGCGCTCGCACCCTGGCCCATGGCCGATCTCTGGCCGGGCGGCTACATCGCGTCCCTCGACGTCCGTCCGCTCGCGCCGCCCCGGCCGGGCCGTACGGCGGCCTGGATCTCCACGCCCCTCGACCTCGTCGCGGGCGAACCCGCCGGCCCGCTCGCGTCGTACGTCGCGCTCGTCGACACCGCCAACGGCATCGCCGTACGCGAGCAGCCCACCGCCTGGATGTTCCCGAACGTCGACCTGACCATCCACCTGCACCGCCGGCCCGGGGGCGACTGGACCGGGCTCGACACCACGGTCGTGTTCGGCCCCACCGGCCAGGGCATCACCAGCACGGTCCTGCACGACATCCACGGCCCCGTCGGCCGGGCCGAGCAGATCCTCACCGTCCGGCCCTCGTGA
- a CDS encoding DUF1707 SHOCT-like domain-containing protein, which yields MTAEPARSAGRMRASDADREAVVEQLREAAAEGRIDLEELDERLGLALTAKTHAELAPLTDDLGPVVIESGEPLVLKGGIHGAQRTGRWKVPPRIVAYGGMGSVLLDFTQAECRLREIDVEVDAQMAGVVFVVPEGWKADTDALDLGFGGLKDKTTGERLPGTPVLRITGSCGAGGVVVRHPNLRERRRRRKELSR from the coding sequence ATGACTGCCGAACCCGCCCGATCCGCCGGCCGTATGCGCGCCTCCGACGCCGACCGTGAAGCGGTCGTGGAACAACTGCGGGAGGCGGCGGCCGAGGGCCGCATCGATCTTGAGGAACTGGACGAGCGCCTGGGCCTGGCCCTCACGGCCAAGACGCACGCCGAACTCGCCCCGCTCACCGACGACCTGGGACCGGTCGTGATCGAATCGGGCGAGCCGCTGGTCCTCAAGGGCGGCATCCACGGCGCACAGCGGACGGGCCGCTGGAAGGTGCCGCCGCGGATTGTCGCGTACGGGGGCATGGGCAGCGTGCTCCTCGACTTCACGCAGGCCGAGTGCCGGCTGCGCGAGATCGACGTGGAGGTGGACGCGCAGATGGCCGGGGTGGTGTTCGTGGTCCCGGAGGGCTGGAAGGCGGACACGGACGCGCTGGATCTCGGCTTCGGCGGGCTGAAGGACAAGACCACGGGTGAACGGCTGCCCGGCACGCCCGTGCTCCGGATCACGGGTTCGTGCGGCGCGGGCGGCGTGGTCGTCCGCCACCCGAACCTCCGGGAGCGCCGCAGAAGGCGCAAGGAACTGTCGCGTTGA
- a CDS encoding ATP-binding protein: protein MEELWARLGDIERRVRHAVALRLETDPEPNDPYRGQYLTPAAAERILDSRDAFLPVPAYGADAAPDSPDSPDSPAGGRIAALAERFGLVAPDLDMLLVAMAPDIDARFERLYGYLNDDLTRRRATTGLALELCELPAAGPGRFRFAPSAPLVASGLVEVLEAERPLLSRVLRVPDRVTAHLLGDDTVDGRLHGLVRVAGPQEEPDPCPTTLRVAAALGTGSGLVHLLDRGGDPGRLAADALLVAGLRPLVVDATALAAAPEPLRTARILATEARLSGGGLVLGPLETLTPEQPKGAGLIDALCEAVGGGSPLIVYGKKHWDPLWSAESPVTVPVPPPDPADAARRWRRALTGAGAPAGLAAGTATADAHLVDATRAYRLDSGQIRRAATVASRLAGLEGRPVEARDLRTAVRAQNGAGLARLARRIEPTVGWDDLVLPPSTRRQLSDLALRARHREQVLGRWRMRPGGGRGRGIVALFAGESGTGKTMSAEVVAADLGMELYVVDLSSVVDKYIGETEKNLERIFVEASDVNAVLLFDEADAVFGKRSQVKDAQDRHANVESAYLLQRIESFDGIAVLTTNLRANLDEAFTRRLDVVADFPVPDAEQRLALWERCLGTEIPRAPGLDLRTCAERFELTGGSIRACAVTAAYQAAESGRPLDTDQLVSAVLAEYRKLGRLVLDSEFGPWLERARRAD, encoded by the coding sequence ATCGAGGAACTCTGGGCACGGCTGGGGGACATCGAGCGACGGGTACGGCACGCGGTCGCGCTGCGCCTGGAGACCGATCCGGAACCGAACGATCCGTACCGGGGGCAGTATCTGACCCCGGCGGCGGCCGAGCGGATCCTGGACTCCCGCGACGCGTTCCTCCCTGTCCCGGCGTACGGCGCCGACGCCGCACCGGACTCGCCTGACTCCCCCGACTCACCGGCCGGGGGCCGGATCGCGGCCCTCGCGGAGCGTTTCGGCCTGGTCGCGCCGGACCTCGATATGCTGCTGGTCGCGATGGCCCCGGACATCGACGCACGGTTCGAGCGGCTCTACGGCTATCTCAACGACGACCTCACCCGGCGGCGCGCGACGACCGGCCTGGCCCTCGAACTCTGCGAACTGCCCGCCGCGGGCCCCGGCCGCTTCCGCTTCGCCCCGTCCGCCCCGCTGGTCGCGTCCGGCCTGGTGGAGGTACTGGAGGCCGAACGCCCGCTGCTCTCACGGGTACTGCGCGTACCGGACCGGGTCACCGCGCATCTGCTCGGCGACGACACAGTGGACGGCAGGCTGCACGGTCTCGTCCGCGTCGCCGGGCCGCAGGAGGAGCCCGACCCGTGTCCGACGACGCTGCGGGTCGCGGCGGCGCTGGGCACCGGCAGCGGCCTGGTGCATCTGCTGGACCGCGGCGGCGACCCCGGCCGGCTCGCGGCGGACGCGCTCCTCGTGGCCGGGCTCCGACCGCTGGTGGTGGACGCCACCGCGCTGGCCGCCGCCCCGGAGCCACTGCGGACGGCGCGGATCCTGGCGACCGAGGCGCGGCTGAGCGGCGGCGGTCTCGTCCTCGGGCCGCTGGAGACGCTCACCCCCGAGCAGCCCAAGGGCGCCGGCCTGATCGACGCGCTCTGCGAGGCAGTGGGCGGCGGCTCCCCGCTGATCGTGTACGGAAAGAAGCACTGGGACCCGTTGTGGTCCGCCGAGAGCCCGGTGACGGTCCCGGTCCCGCCCCCGGACCCGGCGGACGCGGCACGACGGTGGCGCCGGGCACTCACCGGGGCCGGTGCCCCGGCCGGCCTCGCCGCCGGCACCGCGACGGCCGACGCGCACCTGGTCGACGCCACCCGCGCCTACCGCCTCGACTCCGGCCAGATCCGCAGGGCCGCCACCGTCGCCTCCCGGCTGGCCGGTCTGGAGGGACGCCCGGTGGAGGCCCGGGACCTGCGCACCGCCGTGCGGGCCCAGAACGGGGCGGGGCTGGCACGGCTCGCCCGCCGCATCGAGCCCACGGTCGGCTGGGACGACCTCGTGCTGCCCCCGTCGACCCGCCGCCAGCTGTCCGACCTGGCGCTGCGCGCACGCCACCGCGAGCAGGTGCTCGGCCGGTGGCGGATGCGGCCGGGCGGCGGCCGGGGCCGGGGCATCGTCGCGCTGTTCGCCGGCGAGTCCGGGACGGGCAAGACCATGTCGGCGGAGGTGGTGGCGGCCGATCTGGGCATGGAGCTCTACGTCGTGGACCTGTCCTCCGTGGTGGACAAGTACATCGGTGAGACCGAGAAGAACCTGGAGCGGATCTTCGTCGAGGCGTCCGACGTCAACGCGGTGCTGCTGTTCGACGAGGCGGACGCCGTCTTCGGGAAGCGCTCGCAGGTCAAGGACGCCCAGGACCGGCACGCCAACGTGGAGTCGGCCTACCTCCTCCAGCGGATCGAGTCCTTCGACGGCATCGCCGTCCTCACCACCAATCTGCGGGCCAACCTCGACGAGGCCTTCACCCGCCGCCTCGACGTGGTCGCCGACTTCCCCGTACCGGACGCGGAGCAGCGCCTCGCCCTGTGGGAACGCTGCCTGGGCACGGAGATCCCCCGCGCACCGGGCCTCGACCTGCGGACCTGTGCGGAGCGTTTCGAGCTGACGGGCGGCTCCATCCGTGCCTGCGCGGTCACCGCCGCCTACCAGGCCGCGGAGTCGGGCCGCCCCCTGGACACCGATCAGCTCGTCTCGGCCGTACTCGCCGAGTACCGCAAGCTCGGACGACTGGTCCTGGACAGCGAGTTCGGCCCCTGGCTGGAGCGCGCCCGACGGGCGGACTGA
- a CDS encoding DUF4255 domain-containing protein → MIHEVDEGLRLLLVDAGLQDSGVDLVFDAPTKDWSARRNAPTVSVFLYGIREDATRRRTGTSEEYDDEGVVTGRRTPPRWFELTYLLTAWTNRPQDEHRLLSEVLRCLIRTDVLPARMLTGSLAALGMTVEMEAASAGSGDRPSTVDVWSALGGELKAAIDLRVWAPLGGEVVAAGPPVTEGLLVRTVPEADGEPTEPGRRLRYDGASEPRGQGFAAERERQLPPGRRRRGGPAR, encoded by the coding sequence GTGATCCACGAAGTCGACGAGGGGCTGCGGCTGTTGCTGGTCGACGCCGGGCTCCAGGACAGCGGCGTGGACCTGGTCTTCGACGCCCCCACGAAGGACTGGTCCGCGCGGCGCAACGCCCCCACGGTCAGCGTCTTCCTCTACGGCATCCGCGAGGACGCCACCCGCCGCCGTACCGGAACGAGCGAGGAGTACGACGACGAGGGCGTGGTCACGGGGCGGCGGACGCCGCCGCGCTGGTTCGAACTGACCTATCTGCTGACCGCGTGGACCAACCGCCCGCAGGACGAACACCGCCTGCTCTCCGAGGTGTTGCGCTGCCTGATCCGTACGGACGTCCTGCCCGCCCGGATGCTCACGGGCAGCCTTGCCGCGCTCGGGATGACCGTGGAGATGGAGGCCGCCTCGGCGGGTTCCGGCGACCGGCCGTCGACCGTGGACGTGTGGTCCGCACTCGGCGGCGAGCTCAAGGCCGCGATCGACCTGCGGGTCTGGGCGCCGCTCGGCGGAGAGGTGGTGGCCGCAGGGCCGCCGGTCACCGAGGGTCTGCTGGTACGGACGGTGCCCGAGGCCGACGGCGAGCCCACGGAGCCGGGGCGGCGGCTGCGCTACGACGGGGCGTCCGAGCCCCGCGGGCAGGGCTTCGCCGCGGAACGTGAACGGCAGCTCCCGCCGGGCCGCCGCAGGCGTGGAGGTCCGGCCCGGTGA